One window from the genome of Nicotiana tomentosiformis chromosome 5, ASM39032v3, whole genome shotgun sequence encodes:
- the LOC138893103 gene encoding uncharacterized mitochondrial protein AtMg00820-like produces MSLHIMLHLALCNIVRILNLNLLENVDKGVIWPKWQEGIQSMLNSLSKREVFKHVVQTPNGIKHVGYKWVFVRKRNEKNEVQRYKARLVAQGFSQRPGVDYEETYSPIMDAITYHYLISFGVHEKLGMHLMDVVTSYL; encoded by the coding sequence atgtctttgcatataatgttgcatctagcattatgcaacatagtgaggattttgaacctCAATCTATTAGAGAATGTCGACAAAGGCGTgatttggccaaaatggcaagaaggaATCCAATCAATGTTGAATTCACTTTCAAAACGTGAAGTTTTTAAgcatgtagtccaaacacctaatggtaTTAAGCATGTTGgatataaatgggtctttgtacgcaagaggaatgagaaaaatgaggtacaaagatataaggcacgtcttgttgcacaaggattttcacaaaggcctggtgtcgattatgaagagacgtattctcctaTCATGGATGCAATAACGTATcattatctcattagttttggtGTCCATGAGAAGCTTGgaatgcatttaatggatgtggttacatcCTACCTTTAG